Sequence from the Symbiopectobacterium purcellii genome:
AAGGTGACGGCGAGCATGCCCGCTTCTTCGCACAACCGCTGTTGCTGGGCAAATCCGGCATCGTTGAACGTAAAGCGATTGGCGCACTGAGCCCGTTTGAAAAACAGGCTCTGGATAACATGCTGGGCACCCTGAGACAGGATATCGAATTGGGTGAATCCTTTGTGAGTGGCTCAGTACGCGGTTAATCGGTGCCTGAACGCCAGATCGTAATAAGCCGGAGAGAAGGTGCTCCGGCTTTTTTATATCAGGATTTTGGGTGAGGATCGTCAGGTCTGATAAATTTCTTCCTATCAATCAGCATGTTACTTTTCGGATCGTAGTAACGGCTGGGCCAAATTTCAGCGGGATGAATGCTGATTGCCTTGGCGATAAGCCATTCACCCTTGGGCCAGGGGCGTGATATCGCATTGGCCAGGGTGGAGGAGCTCAATCCCGCTTCTCGTGAGACTGCCGCCAGTGTCGTGCCTTTTTTACGGAGTGCGGCAATGATATCCGCAGGGTGCCAGTCGTGTTTCCTTGCGCTCATAATCTTTCCTTCTTGCTACAAGATAATGGTCCATTGGTGGTATAAATAACGCTTGTCAGTTAAACGCATGGAATGCGTTAACGGAATTAGGAAAAAATATACCATTATATTTCCAATAATTTCCCTAACGGTGTTCCTAATAAATTAAATTTTGTAATGCATCGCACTATCAGGATGAAAGGCTATGAAAAAAGAGTGGTTCACCACTGCTGAATTGCTGGGGATGGCGGGATTGCCTAAAACACGGCAAGGCGTAAATAAACGTGCTCGGGAAGACGGGTGGGAAAAGCGCCGTCATAAAGGGGTTCAAGGGCGCGGCGTTGAATACTCCCTCTATAGTCTGCCAGCGCAGGTGCAGCATTCGCTTTCACTGCAAGAAACCCCTTCATCCTACGCGGTACGTCAGGCCGATATGCTGGCCGTCTGGATTCAGATCTATCAACAGTGTTCTGAGCATGAAAGAGAGGCGCTGGTCGCGCATATCTTGCGTTATGGTATGGCCTCTGTGTTGTCTCAGTTGCGGATTTCATCGTCAGATGACGCCGCACCTGATGACCCATCCGCTGCCTGACTCTGTGCTGATGTCCTCTTTTGCGGATGGTGTACGCTCCGCTTGCCTGCCTTCTTTGTTCAGTTCCCGTTTCAACGTCAGCGTGCGTTTTAGTCCAATATATAACACCTAATCGCTAATTTAATCGGTAACGGTTATGTGTTATTAGGAAATTTATTGTTGTTTGTGTTTTCATTATTGGAAACCAAGGCGGCGGTGTAGAGCATCGACCGTCACCTTGGCGTGCGTTAATGCCGTTTATGGAGGATGTTGCGAATGGAAAAAGCATGGTTGACGCCCCAGGAGCTACTGGGCATAGCAGGTTTGCCAAAATCGAGACAAGGCCTTAACAAACGCGCCAGAGAAGAAGGCTGGGAAAAACGTAAACGAAAAGGGGTGCAGGGGCGAGCCGTTGAATATGCGCGAGAGAGTTTACCGCAGGAGGTGCGCAAGCGGCTCCAGATTCGGGAGATGACTGAAATATCACCACCGACCTATACGACGCTTGCCAAGCCGCTGTTGGCTTCCTGGATTCAGATATTTGAAAAACTCTCTATCAGTGAGCAGGAAGCGTTGATCGATTTTGTGCTGCGCGAAGGTGCGATTGCCATGTTGTCACGCCTTGAGATCGCAAGCGTTCCGAACGCATCAACAACATAGCGCACGGACGCCTTAATAATCGCGTTGCACGGCAATATGTGCCAGGCCTTCCAATGCCTCACGGAAGGGGGTCGGCGGCAGCGCTTGAAGCGCGGAAATGGCTTTATCCGCCTCTTGCTCTGCACGCTGCCGGGTGTATTCCAGCGAGCCGCACTGCTGCATGGCAGCAAGCACCGGTTCCAGAAGATGGCGACCATTGCCCTCTTCGATAGCCTTGCGGATCATCGCACATTGCTCGCTATTGCCGTTACGCATGGCGTGTAGCAGCGGCAGCGTGGGTTTGCCTTCGTTCAGGTCGTCACCGGTATTTTTACCTAAGGTTTTACCGTCGGCGCTGTAATCCAGTAAATCGTCAATCAGTTGGAATGCCGTGCCGAGATAACGCCCATATTCCTGTAACGCTTTTTCTTGCTCATCGGTGGCACCCGCCAGGATCCCAGAGGCTTGCGCTGCCGCTTCGAACAGGCGCGCCGTCTTACTGTAGATGACGCGCATATAACTTTCTTCGGTGATATCCGGATCGTTACAGTTCATCAGTTGCAGTACTTCGCCTTCAGCGATGACGTTGACCGCTTCAGACATCAGCGCCAGTACGCGCAACGAGCCCAGGCTGGTCATCATCTGGAACGCGCGCGTATAGATGAAATCGCCAACCAGTACACTGGCTGCATTGCCGAAAGCGGCATTGGCCGTTTCCTTGCCACGACGCATATCGGATTCATCCACGACATCGTCATGCAGCAGCGTGGCGGTGTGGATAAACTCAATCAATGCGGCGAATGTCACATGTTTATCACCTTCATATGCCAGCGCGCGGGCGGCCAGTACGGCTATCATGGGCCGAATACGCTTACCGCCACCACCGATAATGTAATTGCCAATCTGGTTGATAAGTACAAAATCTGAATTAAGTTGTGCCAGAATAACGCCATTGACGTCATTCATATCATGGGCCGCTAATGCTGTGATCTGTTCTAGATTCATATCTGTGCCAGTGCTTTTTCTGTACGCCGTGGTTAGGGTCGGTTCCATACCGGCTTCAATGGTTATTGTGGACTGATTGTACTTGAAAAATGGCACAGATAAATGGTCGTGTATAACCTGTACTCTTTTTCTTCAATTCTCTCGAATCTGCACTTGTCATCGGTAGGTTTTTTGCGTAGAATTCGCGCCCTATTGTGAATATTTATAGCGTGCTCGAATACTCAATATGAGTACGCGGAAAGCGGAGTTTTATATGTACGCAGTTTTCCAAAGTGGTGGCAAACAACACCGAGTAAGCGAAGGTCAAACCGTTCGCTTGGAAAAGCTGGACATCGCAACTGGTGAAGTTGTTGAATTTGACCAGGTTCTGATGGTTGCAGATGGTGAAGAAATCAAAATCGGCGTTCCTTTCGTCGATGGTGGCAAGATCAAGGCAGAAGTTGTTGCCCATGGTCGCGGTGAGAAAGTAACGATTGTTAAATTCCGTCGCCGTAAACACTACCGTAAGCAAGCGGGCCACCGTCAGTGGTTCACTGACGTGAAAATTACTGGCATCAGCGCTTAAGACTTAGGAGAGCGGATTAAATGGCACACAAAAAAGCTGGCGGCTCGACTCGTAACGGCCGCGATTCCAACGCACAACGCCTGGGCGTAAAACGTTTCGGCGGTGAAAGCGTTCTGGCTGGCAACATCATCGTTCGTCAACGTGGTACTAAATTCCACGCGGGCACTAACGTAGGTTGCGGTAAAGACCACACTCTGTTTGCTTTGGCTGACGGTAAAGTCCAGTTCGAAGTTAAAGGCCCGAAAAACCGTAAATACATCAGCATCGTAGCTGAGTAATTTTCGAGTTAGGTCTTACAGATATAAAGCCCCGCAATTCGTTGCGGGGCTTTTTACATTTCCATATCCCTTCACCACCCGCAATAAACTGAGAGAACCATGCAGACGAAACAGCAGGCTGGCATCGGGCTGAGCCTGGCCTTGACGGCGGCAGTATGCTGGGGCGCGCTGCCCATCGCCATGAAGCAGGTGCTTGTTGTCATGGAGCCCTATACCGTGGTGTGGTATCGGTTTTTTATGGCCTCGATTGGGCTTGGGATCATTCTTTTCTCTCGTCGTCAGTTGCCGCCGCTGCGTCTTTTTCGCCATCGGCGCTGGTGGGTGTTGTTGTTGATTGCCACTGGCGGGCTGCTGGGTAACTTTGTGCTGTTCAGCTCCTCACTCAAGTTTTTAAGCCCGACCACATCGCAAGTGATTGGACAACTTTCCCCGGTGGGAATGATGTTCGCCAGCGTGCTTATTTTGAAAGAGAAAATGCGTGGCACGCAGATTATCGGTGCCATGATGTTGCTGTGCGGTATGCTGTTGTTTTTCAACGCCAGTCTGATTGAAATTTTTACCCGACTGACGGATTACACCCTGGGTGTGTTGTTGGGAATGGGCGCCGCTACGGTGTGGGTGAGTTACGGCGTGGCGCAAAAAGTATTACTGCGCCGCCTGTCGTCACAACAGATTTTGCTGCTGCTGTACGTCCTGTGTGTATTGTGTATTACGCCGTGGGCGTACCCCGAGACCATTTTTCAACTGACCCGCTGGCAGTTGATTTGTTTGCTTTTCTGCGGTGTGAATACATTGGTTGGCTATGGCGCATTGGCTGAGGCGATGGCGCGCTGGCAGGCGGCACAGGTGAGTGCCATTATTACCTTGACGCCGCTGTTTACCCTGTTGTTCTCTGACCTGTTAGCAATCCTGTGGCCGCTCTATTTTGCCACCCCGGCGTTAAATCTTGTGGGTTATATCGGGGCGTTTGTCGTGGTCTCCGGGGCGATGTTTTCCGCGATTGGGCACCGTTTTTTTCCGGGAAGAAAACGCGATAGTGTCATACCTGTGCCAAAGTAATGCGCGCTAGCCTGAGGCTATCGATGGTGGTGTGTACTGTTTATTTTTAATACAGATGAAATCAGTGCGGGAAGCGGGTACAATGCCGCTCCCTTGCGAGGCTGGTTCTGTTACGTTCCGTTTTTTTGCATGATGCGCGGCGGTTATTTACGCGTCATGCCATGAAAGCATCACGCCAAAGAGAACCGACAATGTCCTGATGCATGGCGTCTGATGATAGGTAATCTCTAAAGGTTGTTGCGGAGAGAGTGAATGAAGTTTGTAGATGAAGCGACCATTCTGGTGGTGGCTGGTGATGGCGGTAATGGCTGTGTTAGCTTCCGCCGTGAAAAATATATCCCCAATGGTGGTCCGGACGGCGGTGATGGTGGCGACGGCGGCGACGTTTATCTGTTGGCGGATGAAAGCCTGAATACGTTGATCGATTTTCGCTTTGAAAAATCGTATCGCGCCGAGCGCGGTCAGAACGGGCAAAGCCGTGATTGTACCGGCAAGCGCGGTAAAGATATTACCATCAAGGTGCCGATTGGTACGCGCGTACTGGACGAAAGTACCGGAGAGGTGCTGGGCGATATGACGCGCCACGAGCAGCGTTTGATGGTGGCGAAAGGCGGCTGGCACGGACTGGGTAATACCCGTTTCAAATCGTCGGTTAACCGTGCACCGCGCCAGAAAACCAGCGGTACAGCAGGCGAAGAACGTTCTCTGATGCTGGAATTGTTGCTACTGGCAGATGTCGGGATGCTGGGGTTGCCGAATGCCGGTAAATCGACGTTTATTCGCGCGGTGTCTGCCGCTAAGCCCAAGGTGGCGGATTATCCCTTCACCACACTGGTGCCTAGCCTGGGCGTGGTACGCATGGACAGCGAGAAAAGCTTCGTCGTGGCCGATATTCCTGGGCTGATCGAAGGTGCTTCCGAAGGCGCGGGTTTGGGGATTCGTTTTCTCAAACACCTGGAGCGCTGTCGTGTGCTGCTGCACCTGATCGACCTTGCGCCGATCGACGAATCAGATCCGGTAGAAAATGCCAAAGTGATCGTCAATGAGTTGCAGCAATACCGTGCTTCTCTGGCAGAAAAACCGCGTTGGTTAGTGTTCAACAAGGTCGACCTGATCGAGAAAGAGGAAGCAGAGCAGCGTGCTAAAGCGATTGCCGAAGCATTAGGTTGGGAAGGTAAATACTACCTGATCTCTGCGGCTAACCGTTCTGGCGTCAACGCACTGTGCTGGGATGTGATGAACTTCCTGGAAACACAGCCGAAAGCCATGGCTATCGAAGAGAAAGGGCCTGAAAAAGTCGAGTTCATGTGGGATGACTACCACCGTGAGCAACTGGCCGCCGTGGAAAATGAAGCTGAAGAAGAGTGGGATGACGACTGGGACGAGGATGACGACGAAGGCGTCGAGATCATTTATCAGAAGTAATTCTCATGCGAAGATCCTCCGCTGACGGAGGATCTTGATTACGCTACCCTTGGCACGATCCCTTTTTGGGATCGTGCTTTTTTATGTTAATTGCTCTGATAAAGATCTTTGTAAAGACGACTTTCAAAGCGCGCCAGCGGCACACGGCGTGCGCGCTGATCTTCAGGGGGAACCGCATAGCCCGACAGGAATTGCACGAAAGCCATGCGCTGGCCACTGGCCGTAGTGATAAAGCCTGCAAGGTTATACACCCCTTGCAACGCACCGGTTTTGGCGGAAACCTTGCCGTTAACGCCGGCTTCATGCAGTCCGGCACGGTACTGTAAGGTACCGTTGTAACCAGCCAATGGCAGCATCTCAATGAATTTCAATTCGTTATCGTGCTGAGCGATGTATTGCAGCGCCTGCATCATGGTGGCGGGTGAAATCAGGTTGTGGCGCGACAGGCCAGATCCGTCAACCACAATGCTGTTGTCCAGATTGACGCCCGCTTTCTGCCGTAGAATCTGACGCACCGCGTCGGCTCCGGCACGCCAGGTGCCTGGCACGCTGAAGCGTTCATGCCCGATGGTGCGAAAAACCGTGTCTGCAATCATGTTGTCGGATTTTTTCAGCATGATGGTGAGCAGGTCATGCAGCGGTGCGGATTGCGTCTGAGCCAGCACGGTGCCCGCAGGGCTTGTCAGCGTTTGGCGACGTAAGCTGCCCGTGATACGGATATCCGCTTGTAACAGCTCATCTTTAACGATGGCACCGGCGTAGCTGGCACCATCCTGAATAGCGAAAGCCAGCGGTAACGGTTCGGCGCGTTGCATCAGACAGCCGGTCAGTGTGAAACGGTTTAATTCGCCCGGAACCACGTCCAGTTCGCAATATTGCACATCAGATGAGCCTTTGGCTAGCGTGCGCACTTCGCTGAACATCTGGACAGGGTAGTAGGAGGCAACGCGAATAAACGCGTTGTCACCCGCTTTAGGCGCGCTGTAGAGGGAGACGGAAAAGCAGTTGCGATCGACAATGGCAGCGCCCGGCGGTGCGCTAAAGCACTGTGTCATATCGTTCCACGGCCAGCCCGGTGCTTTGTCATGGCTGGCGAACACCGAGGTATCGATGATCACATCACCAGCGATGCTTTGTACGCCGCGTTTTTTCAATTCGGCGACCATATTACGGATCTGCTGGCGCTTCAGTGTCGGGTCGCCGCTGAAGCGTACCACCAAATTACCGTTCAATTTTCCAGCATTCACTGCACCATGGCTTTCCAGCGTGGTGACGAAACGGTAATCTGGACCTAGCTGTAGCAAAGCGGCTAACGCCGTCAACACTTTCTGTGTACTGGCGGGTAATGCCATTTGTTCACTGTTGTAAGCCACTGCCGGACTGCTGGCGCCTATTTTTTGTGCCAAAAACGCCAAATTAGCGCCATCCGGCAGGTATTGAATGTGATCGTTAATGCTTGCTGCGTGAGCCGATAATACAGAGCTCTGTAGCACAACTGCGCAGGCAAGTCCGGAAAAAGTCGATAAAAAACGCATAATCTCAGCTTACAACAGGGTAACGTGGGGTCATACTACGGCGCAATGCGGTCTAAAGTAAACGATGACCCTTATGGAACTCTGGGTTAAAATACGTATCAAAATGCAAAATCGCTCCTGACCTGAAACCTTGTTCCGGGTCAGGTTACTTTTGTTTATTGCCAGGGAGCGCTGGCATACCGACCGTCTGTCGCATTGTTTGTTGAAGCGTCAGGATGACGATAATGAACGTCTTACAAGTTTCTTAGAGGTTTGAAGATATGAAACAATTTCCGATGACATTGCGTGGTGCAGAAAAACTACGTGAAGAGCTAGAATTCTTGAAAGGCACTCGCCGTCCGGAAATCATTGCGGCGATTGCTGATGCTCGTGAACACGGTGATTTAAAAGAGAATGCTGAATACCATGCGGCGCGCGAACAGCAGGGCTTTTGCGAAGGCCGCATTCAGGAAATCGAAGCCAAGTTGTCCAATGCACAAGTGATTGATGTGACAAAAATGCCAGCCAATGGGCGCGTCATTTTTGGTGCAACAGTGTCCGTGATGAACCTGGACACGGAAGAAGAACAAACCTATCGCATCGTGGGCGATGATGAAGCGGATTTCAAACAAAACCTGATTTCTGTCAATTCACCGATTGCCCGCGGGTTGATTGGCAAAGAGCAGGATGATGTCGTGACCATCAGAACGCCCGGTGGTCTGGTCGAATATGAGATCCTGAAAGTGGCCTATCTGTAATTTCGCCGATTAAATCGGCAAATTGTGTAAAGAAAAGCAAAAGGCCGCATGCGGCCTTTTCTCTAACGAACAGGCATGGCACCTTTTCGTTAAATGTGAAACACAGTGTTATAATTTGTTACTTGGGTAACACAATTTTACGTTCTTTCGACGGGCGATACAGCACCAGCGTATGGCCGATAACCTGAACGTTGCAGGCACCGGTTTCGCGGATAATGGCTTCAACAATCAATACCTTAGTATCCCGATCTTCAGTTGCAATTTTAACTTTGATCAGCTCATGATGTTCTAGCGATTGTTCAATTTCAGCCAGAACACCTTCGGTAAGGCCATTATTACCCAGCATAACCACCGGTTTGAGTGGGTGAGCCAAGCCTTTGAGGTGCTGTTTTTGTTTGTTGCTTAGATTCATGTGTCTTTTTTACTTAGGTTGGGATTGAAAACGGGTCATTCTACCGCCATCTCACCATTATAACCAATTTGGTGACGTTGATGGGCCGATCTTTAGCGGCGTCGGTGTTAAGCAAGACCCGTTGTAAATGACAAGTTGATGGTTAATGGCAAGTGGGTTGTTGTACATAACAAAGAGTTGGAAAGCCGATGGCAAATAAAAAGCGTTCTGCAAGCTCCAGTCGCTGGTTGCAGGAACACTTTAGCGATAAATATGTACAGCAGGCGCAGAAAAAGGGGCTACGCTCTCGCGCTTGGTTTAAACTGGATGAAATACAGCGCACTGACAAACTGTTTAAACCGGGCATGACTGTAGTAGATCTGGGCGCTGCGCCTGGTGGGTGGTCTCAATACGTGGTGACGCAGATCGGCAATGCGGGCAGGATCATCGCGTGCGATATTTTACCAATGGATCCCATCGTTGGTGTCGATTTCCTTCAAGGCGATTTTCGTGATGAATTAGTGCTTGGCGCCTTGATGGAGCGGGTAGGGGATAATAAAGTTCAGGTTGTGATGTCAGACATGGCGCCCAACATGAGCGGGACCCCCGCCGTGGATATTCCAAGAGCCATGTATCTGGTTGAGTTGGCGTTGGAAATGTGTCGGGATGTTCTGGCACCGGGCGGAAGTTTTCTGGTGAAGGTCTTTCAGGGAGATGGCTTTGATGAATATCTGCGACAAATTCGCTCCCTGTTCACAACAGTGAAGATTCGTAAGCCTGATGCTTCGCGTGCTCGTTCTCGTGAAGTGTACATTGTAGCGACAGGGCGTAAACTGTAGTACCCTAACGCTGTTTTTTAACACAGTTGTAATATGAGGTTAATCCATTGAGTGACATGGCTAAAAACCTGATTCTCTGGCTCGTCATCGCAGTGGTGCTGATGTCCGTATTCCAGAGCTTTGGGCCCAGCGAGTCAAATGGCCGCCGGGTGGACTATTCTACCTTCTTGACTGAGGTGAATCAGGAGCAGGTCCGTGAAACACGTATTAACGGGCGTGAGATTAACGTTACAAGAAAAGATGGCAACCGCTACACCACCTTCATTCCTGTTAACGATCCCAAGCTACTGGATAACCTGCTGACCAAGAATGTGAAAGTGGTTGGTGAACCGCCGGAAGAGCCGAGCCTGCTGGCATCGATCTTCATCTCCTGGTTCCCGATGCTGTTGCTGATTGGCGTCTGGATTTTCTTCATGCGTCAGATGCAAGGCGGTGGCGGTAAAGGCGCCATGTCCTTTGGCAAAAGCAAAGCGCGCATGCTGACCGAAGATCAAATTAAAACCACGTTTGCTGACGTCGCTGGCTGTGATGAAGCCAAAGAAGAAGTGAGCGAACTGGTGGAATACCTGCGCGAGCCCAGCCGCTTCCAGAAACTGGGCGGTAAAATTCCGAAAGGCATCCTGATGGTAGGGCCGCCGGGAACGGGTAAGACCCTGCTTGCCAAGGCAATTGCCGGCGAAGCGAAGGTGCCATTCTTCACCATTTCCGGTTCTGACTTTGTTGAAATGTTCGTGGGTGTTGGTGCATCTCGTGTGCGTGACATGTTCGAGCAGGCGAAGAAAGCAGCGCCTTGTATCATCTTCATCGATGAGATCGATGCCGTGGGCCGCCAACGTGGTGCCGGTCTGGGCGGTGGTCATGATGAACGTGAACAAACCCTGAACCAGATGCTGGTTGAGATGGATGGTTTTGAAGGCAACGAAGGCATTATCGTGATTGCTGCAACCAACCGTCCTGACGTACTTGACCCTGCATTGTTGCGTCCGGGCCGTTTTGACCGTCAGGTGGTGGTTGGCCTGCCGGACGTTCGTGGTCGTGAGCAGATTCTGAAAGTGCACATGCGTCGCGTTCCCTTGGCGACGGATATGGATGCCTCGGTGATTGCGCGCGGTACGCCAGGCTTCTCCGGTGCCGATTTGGCAAACCTGGTGAACGAGGCGGCACTGTTCGCTGCACGCGGTAACAAACGCGTGGTCTCCATGGTGGAGTTTGAGAAAGCCAAAGACAAGATCATGATGGGGGCAGAACGCCGCTCTATGGTCATGACGGAAGCGCAGAAAGAGTCTACCGCTTATCATGAGGCGGGCCATGCGATTATTGGTCGTCTGGTGCCGGAGCACGATCCGGTGCACAAGGTCACCATTATCCCGCGCGGTCGTGCACTGGGTGTGACCTTCTTCTTGCCGGAAGGCGACGCGATCAGCGCCAGCCGTCAGAAGCTGGAGAGCCAAATTTCTACGCTGTACGGCGGTCGTCTGGCGGAAGAGATTATCTATGGCGCAGAAAAAGTATCCACCGGTGCGTCGAACGACATCAAAGTGGCAACTTCTATTGCGCGTAACATGGTAACGCAGTGGGGCTTCTCAGAAAAACTGGGGCCGTTGCTGTACGCAGAAGAAGATGGCGAAGTGTTCCTGGGCCGTTCAGTTGCCAAGGCAAAACACATGTCTGACGAAACGGCACGCATTATCGATCAGGAAGTTAAATCACTGGTTGAGCGTAACTACGTGCGGGCGCGTGAGCTGTTGATGGCGAATATGGATGTGCTGCATTCGATGAAGGATGCGCTGATGAAGTACGAAACTATCGATGCGCCGCAAATTGATGATTTGATGTCACGCCGTGATGTGCGTCCGCCTGCGGGATGGGAAAGTGCACCGGTCAGCAACAATGAACCGGGCAACGGTGGCGGTACGCCGACCGCAGCACAGCCAAGCTGATAAGCGAGAAGTGCAGCCTACCGCGTGCACGGTTATATACCCTAAATAATTCGAGTTGCAGGACAGCGGCAAGTGAGTGAATCCCGATGAGCTTACTCAGGTAAGTGATTCGGGTGAGCGAACGCAGCCAACATGCCTGCAACTTGAACTATGACGGGTATAGCAGCGTTATGTGATAGTGTTATCCGGTCATAGCGCTGTTGACCCCCTCTTTTAAAACCCCGGCTTGCCGGGGTTTTTCTTTATTGATAACCCGGTTGTTAAAGGAAGAAGGTGATGAAACTAGTTGCCCATGATGCCATTTTGGATCTCACTCATCCTCAGGTGATGGGGATTCTCAACGTTACGCCGGATTCATTTTCCGACGGTGGCAAATACACCGCCCTCGATGAAGCTATCCGCCATGCGCAAGAGATGGTCAACGCAGGGGCTACGCTGATTGATATCGGCGGCGAGTCCACGCGCCCCGGCGCGGCGGATGTCAGCGTGCAGGAAGAGCTGGATCGTGTTATCCCGGTGGTTGAGGCGTTGGCGGCGCGCTTTGATGCCTGGCTCTCGGTTGACACGTCCAAACCCGAGGTGATCAGTGCAGCGGCGCAGGCTGGTGCCCATCTGATTAACGATATTCGTTCATTGCAGGAACCGGGCGCACTGGAAGCCGCAGCGGCAACCGGGTTACCGATTTGCCTGATGCATATGCAAGGTCAGCCGAAAACCATGCAGCATAACCCGCATTATGACGATGTGGTGGCCGAGGTAAACGCCTACTTCCAACAGCAGATCGTACGGTGCGCCGAGGCTGGCATTGAAAAAGAGCGCCTGCTGCTGGATCCCGGGTTCGGTTTCGGTAAGAATTTGTCGCATAATTACCGCCTCCTGGCGCATTTGCCGGAGTTGCATCATTTTGGTTTACCGCTGCTGGTCGGGATGTCGAGAAAATCCATGGTGGGACAACTGCTCAATGTTCCTCCGCTCCAGCGCGTACATGGTAGCGTCGCCTGCGCAGTCATTGCTGCCATGCAGGGCGCGCATATTATTCGCGTACACGATGTAAAAGCGACGGTTGACGCGATGCGAGTTGTCGAAGCCACGTTGGCAGAGAAGGAATAATAACGAATGAGTAACCGCAAATATTTTGGTACGGATGGTGTGCGAGGCAAAGTGGGCGAGACGCCCATCACCCCGGATTTTGTGTTAAAACTCGGTTGGGCTGCCGGTAAGGTGCTGGCGAGCCACGGATCGCGCAAAATCATTATCGGCAAAGATACGCGTATTTCTGGCTATATGCTGGAGTCTGCGTTGGAAGCTGGGCTTGCCGCCGCCGGGTTATCGGCCTCATTTACTGGCCCGATGCCGACACCTGCCGTGGCGTATCTGACGCGCGCTTTCCGTGCTGAAGCGGGCATTGTTATCTC
This genomic interval carries:
- a CDS encoding helix-turn-helix domain-containing protein gives rise to the protein MSARKHDWHPADIIAALRKKGTTLAAVSREAGLSSSTLANAISRPWPKGEWLIAKAISIHPAEIWPSRYYDPKSNMLIDRKKFIRPDDPHPKS
- the rpmA gene encoding 50S ribosomal protein L27 codes for the protein MAHKKAGGSTRNGRDSNAQRLGVKRFGGESVLAGNIIVRQRGTKFHAGTNVGCGKDHTLFALADGKVQFEVKGPKNRKYISIVAE
- the dacB gene encoding serine-type D-Ala-D-Ala carboxypeptidase codes for the protein MRFLSTFSGLACAVVLQSSVLSAHAASINDHIQYLPDGANLAFLAQKIGASSPAVAYNSEQMALPASTQKVLTALAALLQLGPDYRFVTTLESHGAVNAGKLNGNLVVRFSGDPTLKRQQIRNMVAELKKRGVQSIAGDVIIDTSVFASHDKAPGWPWNDMTQCFSAPPGAAIVDRNCFSVSLYSAPKAGDNAFIRVASYYPVQMFSEVRTLAKGSSDVQYCELDVVPGELNRFTLTGCLMQRAEPLPLAFAIQDGASYAGAIVKDELLQADIRITGSLRRQTLTSPAGTVLAQTQSAPLHDLLTIMLKKSDNMIADTVFRTIGHERFSVPGTWRAGADAVRQILRQKAGVNLDNSIVVDGSGLSRHNLISPATMMQALQYIAQHDNELKFIEMLPLAGYNGTLQYRAGLHEAGVNGKVSAKTGALQGVYNLAGFITTASGQRMAFVQFLSGYAVPPEDQRARRVPLARFESRLYKDLYQSN
- a CDS encoding DMT family transporter, giving the protein MQTKQQAGIGLSLALTAAVCWGALPIAMKQVLVVMEPYTVVWYRFFMASIGLGIILFSRRQLPPLRLFRHRRWWVLLLIATGGLLGNFVLFSSSLKFLSPTTSQVIGQLSPVGMMFASVLILKEKMRGTQIIGAMMLLCGMLLFFNASLIEIFTRLTDYTLGVLLGMGAATVWVSYGVAQKVLLRRLSSQQILLLLYVLCVLCITPWAYPETIFQLTRWQLICLLFCGVNTLVGYGALAEAMARWQAAQVSAIITLTPLFTLLFSDLLAILWPLYFATPALNLVGYIGAFVVVSGAMFSAIGHRFFPGRKRDSVIPVPK
- the rplU gene encoding 50S ribosomal protein L21; amino-acid sequence: MYAVFQSGGKQHRVSEGQTVRLEKLDIATGEVVEFDQVLMVADGEEIKIGVPFVDGGKIKAEVVAHGRGEKVTIVKFRRRKHYRKQAGHRQWFTDVKITGISA
- the greA gene encoding transcription elongation factor GreA; this encodes MKQFPMTLRGAEKLREELEFLKGTRRPEIIAAIADAREHGDLKENAEYHAAREQQGFCEGRIQEIEAKLSNAQVIDVTKMPANGRVIFGATVSVMNLDTEEEQTYRIVGDDEADFKQNLISVNSPIARGLIGKEQDDVVTIRTPGGLVEYEILKVAYL
- the yhbY gene encoding ribosome assembly RNA-binding protein YhbY, coding for MNLSNKQKQHLKGLAHPLKPVVMLGNNGLTEGVLAEIEQSLEHHELIKVKIATEDRDTKVLIVEAIIRETGACNVQVIGHTLVLYRPSKERKIVLPK
- the cgtA gene encoding Obg family GTPase CgtA — its product is MKFVDEATILVVAGDGGNGCVSFRREKYIPNGGPDGGDGGDGGDVYLLADESLNTLIDFRFEKSYRAERGQNGQSRDCTGKRGKDITIKVPIGTRVLDESTGEVLGDMTRHEQRLMVAKGGWHGLGNTRFKSSVNRAPRQKTSGTAGEERSLMLELLLLADVGMLGLPNAGKSTFIRAVSAAKPKVADYPFTTLVPSLGVVRMDSEKSFVVADIPGLIEGASEGAGLGIRFLKHLERCRVLLHLIDLAPIDESDPVENAKVIVNELQQYRASLAEKPRWLVFNKVDLIEKEEAEQRAKAIAEALGWEGKYYLISAANRSGVNALCWDVMNFLETQPKAMAIEEKGPEKVEFMWDDYHREQLAAVENEAEEEWDDDWDEDDDEGVEIIYQK
- a CDS encoding DNA-binding protein, which translates into the protein MKKEWFTTAELLGMAGLPKTRQGVNKRAREDGWEKRRHKGVQGRGVEYSLYSLPAQVQHSLSLQETPSSYAVRQADMLAVWIQIYQQCSEHEREALVAHILRYGMASVLSQLRISSSDDAAPDDPSAA
- a CDS encoding DNA-binding protein, with translation MEKAWLTPQELLGIAGLPKSRQGLNKRAREEGWEKRKRKGVQGRAVEYARESLPQEVRKRLQIREMTEISPPTYTTLAKPLLASWIQIFEKLSISEQEALIDFVLREGAIAMLSRLEIASVPNASTT
- the ispB gene encoding octaprenyl diphosphate synthase encodes the protein MNLEQITALAAHDMNDVNGVILAQLNSDFVLINQIGNYIIGGGGKRIRPMIAVLAARALAYEGDKHVTFAALIEFIHTATLLHDDVVDESDMRRGKETANAAFGNAASVLVGDFIYTRAFQMMTSLGSLRVLALMSEAVNVIAEGEVLQLMNCNDPDITEESYMRVIYSKTARLFEAAAQASGILAGATDEQEKALQEYGRYLGTAFQLIDDLLDYSADGKTLGKNTGDDLNEGKPTLPLLHAMRNGNSEQCAMIRKAIEEGNGRHLLEPVLAAMQQCGSLEYTRQRAEQEADKAISALQALPPTPFREALEGLAHIAVQRDY